A section of the Meles meles chromosome 8, mMelMel3.1 paternal haplotype, whole genome shotgun sequence genome encodes:
- the ENDOD1 gene encoding endonuclease domain-containing 1 protein, translating into MRPARWLALGSLLALAGLLEGRLVGEEEAGFGECDRFFYAGTPPAGLAAEAHVKVCQRFEGAERFATLYSRRDRIPVYSAFRAARPAAAGAEPRWLVEPQIDDPTSHLQEASDEADAVTSVNSLGSQQALSTDYLDSDDQSGQVYPVSLSDDFQVATFALTNAAPMAPSFRERWYRDLRSLMERALTPQCGGGADLYILAGAVPSRRKIKDRVAIPAFVWLAACCAAPGAGWAMGFVQHARDGDIIEDVMVPELEKLLPSSPRLFQDNCGEAQQDTERMKKILEVVNQVQDEARTVQTKEGPPPLSSPQGQSSGLLPPEPAEEGRGLLGKLMGLLATPVIKLFQLLYYVAVGILKNILYVLWFVTKQVCNGIESCLYRLGSATISYFLAIGEELASIPWKVLKVTVKIIRAVLRILCCLLKAVCRVLGIPVRVLVDVATFPMHTIGAVPLVCKDIAMGLGGTLSLLFDAAFGTMGNLFQVIFSICKRIGYRVTFDNSGEL; encoded by the exons ATGCGGCCCGCGCGCTGGCTCGCGCTGGGCAGCCTCCTCGCCCTGGCCGGGCTGCTGGAAGGCCGACTCGTgggcgaggaggaagcaggcttcggCGAATGCGACCGGTTCTTCTACGCTGGGACCCCGCCTGCGGGGCTGGCGGCCGAGGCCCACGTGAAGGTCTGTCAGCGCTTCGAGGGCGCCGAGCGCTTCGCCACCCTGTACAGCCGCCGGGACCGCATCCCCGTGTACTCGGCGTTCCGCGCCGCGCGTCCCGCGGCTGCCGGCGCCGAGCCCCGCTGGCTGGTGGAGCCGCAG ATCGACGACCCCACCAGCCACCTCCAGGAGGCGAGTGATGAGGCTGATGCCGTCACCTCTGTGAACAGCCTGGGAAGCCAGCAAGCCCTGAGCACAGATTACTTGGACTCCGATGACCAAAGCGGACAGGTGTACCCGGTCTCCCTTAGCGATGATTTCCAAGTGGCTACGTTCGCGCTCACAAACGCAGCTCCGATGGCGCCATCCTTCCGCGAGCGGTGGTATCGGGATCTGCGCAGCCTGATGGAGCGGGCCCTGACCCCGCAGTGCGGCGGCGGGGCAGACCTGTATATCCTCGCCGGCGCCGTGCCCTCCCGCCGCAAGATCAAGGACAGAGTGGCCATCCCTGCGTTTGTCTGGCTGGCCGCCTGCTGTGCCGCGCCGGGGGCCGGCTGGGCCATGGGCTTCGTCCAGCACGCGCGCGACGGTGACATCATAGAGGACGTGATGGTTCCCGAGCTCGAGAAACTGCTTCCGTCCAGCCCCCGGCTGTTCCAGGACAACTGCGGCGAGGCCCAACAGGACAcggagagaatgaaaaaaattctggaagTGGTTAACCAAGTCCAGGATGAAGCTCGAACGGTGCAGACCAAAGAgggccctcctcccctctccagcccccAGGGCCAGAGCTCGGGACTATTGCCTCCGGAGCCGGCCGAGGAGGGGAGGGGCCTTCTGGGCAAGCTGATGGGCCTCCTGGCCACCCCCGTCATCAAGCTTTTCCAACTACTTTATTACGTTGCCGTGGGCATCCTGAAGAACATTCTGTACGTCCTGTGGTTTGTTACCAAGCAAGTGTGTAACGGCATAGAAAGTTGCCTTTACCGCTTGGGTTCAGCCACCATCTCCTACTTCTTGGCCATCGGGGAAGAGTTGGCCAGCATTCCCTGGAAGGTACTCAAGGTCACGGTCAAAATCATCAGGGCCGTTCTCCGGATCCTTTGTTGTCTGCTGAAGGCTGTTTGCCGCGTTCTGGGCATTCCGGTCCGAGTCCTCGTGGACGTGGCCACTTTCCCCATGCACACCATAGGCGCAGTTCCACTTGTGTGCAAGGACATTGCCATGGGCCTGGGCGGcaccctctctctgctctttgaCGCTGCTTTTGGCACTATGGGGAACCTGTTTCAGGTTATTTTTAGTATCTGCAAGAGGATTGGCTACCGGGTTACATTTGACAATTCAGGGGAGTTATAG